AACCTGATTCGTGTTGGTAGTGCTGGATCATACCAAAAACACATCAAAATTAGAGATGTCGTATTAGCTATGGCTGCCTCATCAAACTCTGGAGTAAACGAGCTTAGATTTGGAGGAGCAGATTATGCACCTACAGCTAGTTTTGAATTGTTTCAAAAAGCAGTAGAAGCTGCAAAAAATAAAAATATTACTATTAAAGCTGGTAATGTTTTTACTTCAGACGAGTTTTATGCAGACGATTTTGAGTCCTATAAAAAATGGAGTAAATTTGGTGTGCTTTGTGTCGAGATGGAAACTGCTGGGTTATATACCGTAGCTGCCAAACACAATGTTAATGCTTTAACTATTTGTACCATATCAGACTCATTAGTCACTGGAGAAAAAACAA
The genomic region above belongs to Olleya sp. Hel_I_94 and contains:
- the deoD gene encoding purine-nucleoside phosphorylase; translated protein: MSIHIGAQKGDVAETILLPGDPLRAKWIATTFFENPVCFNEVRGMLGYTGTYQGKRVSVMGTGMGVPSISIYAHELITQFGVKNLIRVGSAGSYQKHIKIRDVVLAMAASSNSGVNELRFGGADYAPTASFELFQKAVEAAKNKNITIKAGNVFTSDEFYADDFESYKKWSKFGVLCVEMETAGLYTVAAKHNVNALTICTISDSLVTGEKTTSKERETTFKDMIDIALELA